A window of the Streptomyces luomodiensis genome harbors these coding sequences:
- a CDS encoding helix-turn-helix transcriptional regulator: MKDREGAPGPEAALAGDALECTLREVRDLIEATVVQHRARRARDTRFTEVGVADAAFLAAAEEVIGQAGRSVDAVFPECSARMAPVHAALGALLEDLGDPVRVRVLRGRASSGSASGAGPGSGLVPGPAAGPGSGPAPGSASGSAPVAPPGLVPRPIPGAAPSAEAPGSAPAPCPAQVRIAAVPLPTALIADGRAALVCVEDEEGRQTSVVEDQVVVATLDGMFDSIWGGAVPAARPLDFGNRARTEMVRRVLARLRDGVTDEAAARDLAISVRTYRRYVTGILELLEANSRFQAGVRATELGILGNTST; this comes from the coding sequence ATGAAGGACCGCGAAGGCGCTCCTGGACCGGAGGCCGCGCTCGCGGGGGACGCGCTGGAGTGCACCTTACGGGAGGTGCGGGACCTCATCGAGGCCACGGTGGTCCAGCACCGCGCCCGGCGGGCCCGGGACACCCGGTTCACCGAGGTGGGGGTGGCGGACGCCGCGTTCCTGGCCGCCGCCGAGGAGGTGATCGGCCAGGCGGGGCGGAGCGTGGACGCGGTGTTCCCCGAGTGCTCGGCCCGGATGGCGCCGGTGCACGCCGCGCTCGGCGCGCTGCTGGAGGACCTCGGCGACCCGGTCCGGGTGCGGGTGCTGCGCGGCAGAGCATCTTCGGGGTCCGCCTCCGGGGCCGGACCTGGTTCCGGGCTCGTGCCCGGCCCCGCCGCCGGACCCGGTTCCGGCCCCGCGCCCGGTTCCGCCTCCGGGTCCGCTCCCGTCGCGCCGCCGGGGCTTGTGCCGCGGCCCATCCCCGGGGCCGCGCCGTCCGCCGAGGCGCCCGGGTCCGCTCCGGCCCCGTGCCCCGCGCAGGTGCGGATCGCGGCCGTACCGCTGCCCACCGCGCTGATCGCCGACGGCCGGGCGGCGCTGGTGTGCGTGGAGGACGAGGAGGGGCGGCAGACCTCGGTCGTCGAGGACCAGGTGGTGGTCGCCACTCTGGACGGCATGTTCGACTCCATCTGGGGCGGTGCGGTGCCCGCCGCCCGCCCGCTCGACTTCGGCAACCGCGCCCGTACCGAGATGGTGCGCCGGGTGCTGGCCCGGCTGCGCGACGGGGTCACCGACGAGGCCGCCGCCCGCGACCTGGCGATCTCGGTGCGTACATACCGCCGTTATGTCACCGGCATCCTGGAGCTGCTGGAGGCCAACTCGCGTTTCCAGGCGGGGGTGCGCGCCACCGAGCTCGGCATCCTGGGAAATACATCCACGTGA
- a CDS encoding helix-turn-helix transcriptional regulator has product MSMEAPSSGAIDYVEHALLAARDLIESTVSRHRRELAQDSWAGTALGKVPLDEVVDTLVDCAERTVGVVLSGNEEQVRAVCAALARPVRGGRRAVVVRLLCEEPALASGAVRALARTDPRCEVRVCDGGLPALPEALLIDAEVVYLRRGPSEPGRGPGQASLVEDPVTVRALEMMFAGAWGNAVALADYPRLGGRLCPESVRRILECLRTGHTDEVAARAMQVSLRTYRRYVAEVMRELGAGSRFQAGVRAVEMGLLPGRR; this is encoded by the coding sequence ATGAGCATGGAGGCTCCCTCGTCAGGCGCCATCGACTACGTCGAACACGCGCTGCTGGCCGCTCGTGATCTGATCGAGTCGACGGTCAGCCGTCACCGGCGGGAGCTGGCCCAGGACTCCTGGGCGGGGACGGCTCTGGGGAAGGTGCCGCTGGACGAGGTCGTCGACACATTGGTCGACTGCGCCGAGCGGACCGTCGGCGTCGTGCTGTCGGGGAACGAGGAGCAGGTGCGGGCCGTCTGCGCCGCGCTCGCCCGTCCGGTCAGGGGTGGCCGGCGCGCCGTCGTGGTGCGGCTGCTGTGCGAGGAGCCGGCGCTGGCCTCGGGCGCGGTGCGGGCGCTGGCGCGCACCGACCCGCGCTGCGAGGTCCGGGTCTGTGACGGCGGACTGCCGGCGTTACCCGAGGCGCTGCTGATCGACGCCGAAGTGGTCTACCTCAGAAGGGGACCGTCGGAGCCGGGGCGGGGCCCGGGGCAGGCGTCGCTCGTCGAGGACCCGGTCACGGTGCGGGCCCTGGAGATGATGTTCGCCGGGGCCTGGGGGAACGCCGTGGCGCTCGCGGACTATCCGCGGCTGGGCGGGCGGCTGTGCCCGGAGTCCGTACGGCGCATCCTGGAATGTCTGCGCACCGGCCACACCGACGAGGTGGCGGCCCGCGCCATGCAGGTCTCCCTGCGCACCTACCGCCGGTACGTCGCGGAGGTCATGCGGGAACTGGGGGCGGGCTCCCGGTTCCAGGCGGGGGTGCGGGCGGTGGAAATGGGGCTGCTGCCCGGCCGTCGCTGA
- a CDS encoding ATP-binding protein encodes MAENISQRYELRLRAHPQTLADVRRAVAARLRLWGREELISAAGMCVTELLSNVHKHASSPECVLILENLPDGIQAAVSDTESALPVVKEPDFLSESGRGMFLLSKTADAWGTDLTPTGKTVWFTLRAEAVEP; translated from the coding sequence ATGGCTGAGAACATCTCGCAGCGATACGAACTGCGCCTTCGCGCCCATCCGCAGACACTCGCCGACGTACGCCGCGCCGTGGCGGCGCGACTTCGGCTGTGGGGGCGTGAGGAGCTGATCAGCGCGGCGGGTATGTGCGTGACCGAGCTGCTGTCCAACGTCCACAAGCACGCGTCCTCTCCCGAATGCGTCCTCATCCTCGAGAACCTTCCGGACGGCATCCAGGCGGCGGTCAGCGACACCGAGTCCGCGCTGCCGGTCGTCAAGGAGCCGGATTTCCTCTCCGAGAGCGGCCGGGGGATGTTCCTGCTCAGCAAGACCGCCGACGCATGGGGCACGGATCTCACCCCGACGGGCAAGACCGTCTGGTTCACCCTCCGCGCGGAAGCGGTGGAACCGTGA
- a CDS encoding DUF5753 domain-containing protein — translation MSYYPVPTVRRRRLGSTLRKLRTDAGMTLDAAAAALNAATNGSADARHWTAPKLSRIENANATIRATEVETLLRAYAVTDPTTRIALEGLAKDAGKRGWWQTYRGVVAPAYADYISLESDAESVRDYAPLIVPGLLQTPDYARETIAANAMARTAAEVDALAEVRLARQAVLTRPARPLRLWAVIHEAALRRRFTGRPGIMTAQLRRLLDVAEWPTVTLQVMPIDAAPNPGDSGAFTLVAFPGPMPDVVTQENLRGPSYVEGVDDVNVFADAFGHIVNCALSTDATKALIADLV, via the coding sequence ATGTCCTACTACCCAGTGCCCACCGTTCGACGCAGGCGCCTGGGCTCCACGCTGCGGAAGCTGCGCACGGACGCGGGGATGACACTGGACGCGGCGGCCGCGGCGCTCAACGCGGCCACGAACGGGTCGGCCGACGCCCGCCACTGGACCGCGCCGAAGCTCTCCCGGATCGAGAACGCCAACGCCACGATCCGGGCCACCGAAGTCGAAACCCTGCTGAGGGCCTACGCCGTCACCGACCCCACCACCCGTATCGCCCTGGAGGGGCTGGCCAAGGACGCGGGAAAACGCGGCTGGTGGCAGACCTACCGTGGGGTTGTCGCACCCGCCTACGCCGACTACATCTCGCTGGAGAGCGACGCGGAGAGCGTCCGCGACTACGCCCCGCTGATCGTCCCCGGTCTGCTCCAGACGCCGGACTACGCCCGCGAGACCATCGCGGCGAACGCCATGGCCCGCACCGCCGCCGAGGTCGACGCCCTCGCCGAGGTCCGCCTGGCCCGCCAGGCCGTCCTCACCCGCCCGGCCCGGCCGCTGCGACTGTGGGCCGTCATCCACGAGGCGGCACTGCGCCGCCGGTTCACCGGCCGGCCCGGCATCATGACCGCCCAGCTGCGGCGGCTGCTGGACGTGGCCGAGTGGCCCACGGTCACGCTTCAGGTGATGCCGATCGACGCGGCGCCCAACCCCGGGGACTCAGGCGCGTTCACACTCGTGGCCTTCCCGGGTCCGATGCCGGATGTGGTCACCCAGGAGAACCTGCGCGGCCCCTCGTACGTCGAAGGAGTGGATGACGTCAACGTCTTCGCCGACGCCTTCGGCCATATCGTGAACTGCGCGCTGTCCACGGATGCGACGAAGGCCCTCATCGCTGATCTGGTATGA
- a CDS encoding DUF397 domain-containing protein, which translates to MNALTMTAHRRPHWRKSSYSAGEGQCVEVAAVGGRVRLRESDDPGTVLTTVPAVLAAFVSGAKAGAFDV; encoded by the coding sequence ATGAACGCGTTAACAATGACCGCCCACCGCCGCCCCCACTGGCGCAAGTCCTCGTACTCCGCGGGCGAGGGCCAGTGCGTCGAGGTCGCCGCCGTCGGCGGCCGGGTCCGGCTACGGGAGAGCGACGACCCCGGCACCGTCCTGACCACCGTGCCGGCGGTTCTGGCCGCCTTCGTCAGCGGCGCGAAGGCGGGCGCGTTCGACGTCTGA
- a CDS encoding lytic polysaccharide monooxygenase auxiliary activity family 9 protein — MRKKISAAVIGIGLAAISVLATGGSASGHGYTDTPISRQKLCANGTVTGCGEVQYEPQSVEGPKGFPSGGPADGTICAGGNSRFAQLDDPRGGSWPATKLTAGANYTFNWKFTVSHATTDFKYYITKNGWNPSSKITRANLESQPFLTVPYNGQRPPLTFSHSGTLPSGKTGRHVILAVWTVADTSNAFYACSDVQF; from the coding sequence ATGCGCAAGAAGATCAGCGCCGCCGTCATCGGCATCGGTCTCGCGGCCATCTCCGTCCTCGCCACGGGCGGCAGCGCGTCCGGACACGGCTACACCGACACACCCATCAGCCGCCAGAAGCTGTGCGCCAACGGCACGGTGACGGGCTGCGGCGAGGTCCAGTACGAGCCCCAGAGCGTCGAGGGGCCGAAGGGCTTCCCCTCGGGCGGTCCCGCGGACGGCACCATCTGCGCGGGCGGCAACAGCCGGTTCGCCCAGCTGGACGACCCGCGGGGCGGCAGCTGGCCCGCGACCAAGCTGACCGCCGGGGCGAACTACACCTTCAACTGGAAGTTCACGGTCTCCCACGCGACCACGGACTTCAAGTACTACATCACCAAGAACGGCTGGAACCCCAGCTCCAAGATCACCCGGGCCAACCTGGAGTCGCAGCCCTTCCTGACCGTCCCGTACAACGGCCAGCGTCCGCCGCTCACGTTCTCCCACTCGGGCACCCTCCCGAGCGGTAAGACCGGCAGACACGTCATCCTCGCCGTGTGGACCGTCGCGGACACCTCGAACGCCTTCTACGCCTGCTCGGACGTCCAGTTCTGA
- a CDS encoding choice-of-anchor C family protein, giving the protein MSPIRIFVASVAVAGVLAGTGIGAASAAAVSLSRFDDGSFETPRVAANTFTNVGTGGTIGPWKVTAGNVDHIGAGYWQAAEGDQSVDLNGGTAGTVAQTFTTVPGKRYVVTYSLAGNPGGGPAVRTGKVLVDGQNFQDFSFDVTGKTVTNMGYVTREVVFVARGTSTTLAFASTQNTAYGPVIDDVTVRACTPCPSCD; this is encoded by the coding sequence TTGTCGCCTATTCGCATCTTTGTCGCATCGGTCGCCGTCGCGGGCGTGCTGGCCGGTACGGGGATCGGCGCCGCCTCGGCCGCCGCCGTCAGCCTCAGCCGTTTCGACGACGGCAGCTTCGAAACGCCCAGGGTGGCGGCCAACACGTTCACGAACGTGGGGACCGGGGGGACCATCGGGCCGTGGAAGGTCACGGCCGGAAACGTGGACCACATCGGGGCCGGCTACTGGCAGGCGGCCGAGGGGGACCAGTCCGTGGACCTCAACGGCGGCACCGCCGGCACCGTGGCGCAGACCTTCACGACGGTGCCGGGGAAGCGGTACGTGGTGACGTACTCCCTGGCCGGCAACCCGGGGGGCGGCCCGGCCGTGCGGACCGGGAAGGTGCTGGTGGACGGGCAGAACTTCCAGGACTTCAGCTTCGACGTCACGGGCAAGACCGTGACGAACATGGGCTATGTGACCCGGGAGGTGGTCTTCGTGGCCCGTGGCACCTCCACGACGCTGGCGTTCGCCAGCACGCAGAACACCGCCTACGGACCAGTCATCGACGACGTTACGGTCCGCGCCTGCACGCCCTGCCCCTCCTGCGACTGA
- a CDS encoding ATP-binding protein has translation MSAPQGQVPVTVRTFAQRFSATRRGARLARLLSVHQLTAWGLSPGGDGHDAAVLVVAELAANAVLHGRVPGRDFAVRLTYDERRGVLEIEVSDTHEKCPVPKAPTSEDEEGRGLLLVEALADRWGIRERRGPGKTVWARITEAR, from the coding sequence ATGAGCGCACCACAGGGCCAAGTGCCTGTCACCGTACGTACGTTCGCGCAGCGATTCTCCGCCACCCGGCGCGGTGCCCGGCTCGCCCGGCTGCTGTCCGTGCACCAGCTCACCGCGTGGGGGCTGTCGCCAGGGGGCGACGGCCATGACGCGGCGGTCCTGGTCGTCGCCGAGCTGGCGGCCAACGCCGTGCTGCACGGCCGCGTACCGGGGCGGGACTTCGCGGTGCGGCTGACGTACGACGAGCGGCGCGGCGTCCTGGAGATCGAGGTGAGCGACACCCACGAGAAGTGCCCGGTGCCGAAGGCGCCCACGTCGGAGGACGAGGAGGGGCGGGGCCTGCTGCTGGTCGAGGCGCTGGCGGACCGCTGGGGCATCCGGGAGCGACGGGGCCCCGGCAAGACCGTATGGGCACGGATCACCGAGGCGAGGTGA
- a CDS encoding helix-turn-helix domain-containing protein, protein MTKDSEPETSESLKTFGAVLKALRDEAGLTQEQFAPRVRYSATYVAKMEQGRRFPPKELIPRTEEVLGAPAARVLGAAYRTLTRKVGLASWFLRWAGIEEEAVTLLTYECAVIPGLLQPEPYIRAVFDRYLPHISEEQYEQQVVARLARQRLLKDRPNTAFCFIVEQALLERYFGGREVTAALLDHLLEQQCRRNVEIQIMPLRQEDHSGFEGPMCLAETADHRWVGYIEAHDSSVLITEPKAVSAMCQRYGKLRSQALSPQDTTSLLEQMRGAL, encoded by the coding sequence ATGACAAAGGACAGCGAACCGGAAACGTCGGAGAGCCTCAAGACCTTTGGCGCGGTACTGAAAGCACTACGGGACGAGGCGGGGCTGACCCAGGAGCAGTTCGCGCCACGCGTCCGGTACTCGGCGACGTACGTCGCGAAGATGGAACAGGGCAGGCGCTTCCCACCGAAGGAGTTGATCCCGCGCACGGAGGAGGTCCTGGGCGCCCCGGCCGCGAGGGTTCTGGGCGCGGCGTACCGCACGTTGACGCGGAAGGTGGGGCTCGCCTCGTGGTTCTTACGGTGGGCGGGGATCGAGGAGGAGGCGGTCACGCTCCTGACGTATGAGTGCGCGGTCATCCCGGGCCTGCTCCAGCCCGAGCCCTACATCCGCGCGGTTTTCGACCGCTACCTCCCGCACATCTCGGAGGAGCAGTACGAGCAACAGGTGGTCGCGCGCCTGGCAAGACAGCGGCTGCTCAAGGATCGACCGAACACCGCATTCTGCTTCATCGTCGAACAGGCTCTGCTGGAGCGGTACTTCGGCGGACGAGAGGTCACCGCTGCCCTGCTCGACCACCTGCTTGAGCAGCAGTGCCGCCGGAACGTGGAGATCCAGATCATGCCGCTGCGGCAGGAGGACCACTCCGGCTTCGAAGGGCCCATGTGCCTTGCGGAAACGGCTGATCACCGGTGGGTCGGCTATATCGAAGCACACGACAGCAGCGTCCTGATCACCGAGCCAAAAGCCGTCAGTGCGATGTGTCAGCGCTATGGCAAACTGCGCTCACAGGCTCTGAGCCCTCAGGACACCACGAGCCTGCTGGAGCAGATGCGAGGAGCGCTATGA
- a CDS encoding DUF397 domain-containing protein, with translation MSSSTTGLKWFKSSYSGGGGGNCVEVAFTQLDWSKSSYSGGGGDNCVEVAFTEPGWSKSSYSGSGGGNCVEVAIRTTAVHIRDSKTPQGGRLTVTPAAWAAFLAHL, from the coding sequence ATGAGCAGCAGCACCACCGGCTTGAAGTGGTTCAAGAGCAGCTACAGCGGCGGCGGGGGCGGCAACTGCGTCGAGGTCGCGTTCACCCAGCTCGACTGGTCCAAGAGCAGCTACAGCGGCGGCGGGGGAGACAACTGCGTCGAGGTCGCATTCACCGAGCCCGGCTGGTCCAAAAGCAGCTACAGCGGAAGCGGGGGCGGCAACTGCGTCGAGGTCGCCATACGCACCACCGCCGTCCACATCCGCGACTCCAAAACTCCCCAGGGCGGTCGGCTGACCGTCACCCCCGCCGCCTGGGCCGCCTTCCTCGCGCACCTCTGA
- a CDS encoding FadR/GntR family transcriptional regulator, which produces MAAAHIQERIKRLIIDQRLPSGAPLPTETELMELLGVSRNSVREALKALQAMGIVEIRHGFGTYVGAMSMAPMIEGLTFRTVAGHYRGEDSLLQLLELREAVETGLIARLAGRIPEADLAELEAVVRRMEAEAAKGAVRAETDRAFHAALYGSLDNTLLSEVLEAFWDAFHRVRTDLVDVPTDPRVTCEQHREILEAVRSGDALRAEEAVRDHFGNIRERLRSAHRE; this is translated from the coding sequence GTGGCGGCGGCGCACATTCAGGAACGCATCAAGCGGCTGATCATCGACCAGCGGCTCCCCTCGGGCGCTCCGCTGCCCACCGAGACCGAGCTGATGGAGCTGCTCGGCGTCAGCCGTAACTCCGTGCGCGAGGCGCTCAAGGCGTTGCAGGCGATGGGGATCGTGGAGATCCGGCACGGCTTCGGGACGTACGTCGGGGCCATGTCGATGGCGCCGATGATCGAGGGGCTGACCTTCCGTACCGTCGCCGGGCACTACCGGGGCGAGGACAGCCTGCTCCAGCTCCTGGAGTTGCGCGAGGCCGTCGAGACGGGGCTGATCGCGCGGCTGGCCGGGCGGATACCGGAGGCGGATCTCGCCGAGCTGGAGGCGGTGGTCCGGCGGATGGAGGCGGAGGCGGCGAAGGGGGCCGTACGGGCCGAGACCGACCGGGCGTTTCACGCCGCGCTCTACGGGAGCCTGGACAACACGCTGCTGAGCGAGGTGCTGGAGGCGTTCTGGGACGCCTTCCACCGGGTGCGTACCGACCTCGTGGACGTGCCCACCGATCCGAGGGTCACCTGCGAGCAGCACCGGGAGATCCTGGAGGCGGTGCGTTCGGGGGACGCGCTGCGGGCCGAGGAGGCCGTCCGGGACCACTTCGGGAACATCCGCGAACGACTGCGTTCGGCGCATCGCGAATAG